Proteins from a genomic interval of Lathamus discolor isolate bLatDis1 chromosome 19, bLatDis1.hap1, whole genome shotgun sequence:
- the LOC136023781 gene encoding apoptosis facilitator Bcl-2-like protein 14 isoform X3, with protein sequence MSRGAEILMESSMQALAAEKPRRDVARQPSGKILSLDRQGAKKVLEIYVKRSLSCCENPKKPLQARGGGRRRKAAELQRSKSDFCKYSCTRHSPRKEQEDRPKALELDEALHDDSEAPGEVSKEELEPKRKSTKNSSQGKTQRTWFKAVLNFLFKKSPEDQKENVGQKAKEKDAKAPHSPKSEGVKRATGHSSTSPLPGRASKRRASLKKVFSFKKHTEEEKGETAAGARAKRPSCLPLRHVQAPATADEEQPDGYYARVSEEIGLIVQGSESQGSTARGHEEPPRPAGADGIDEAIWRIVALLQSAGDELDRQVKEDAGLRTFFRDMSYSSFKNLADAYVHKEMTTSRSDVNPEEIQFAFTVHLTAKVAGICNQAVNRIMGFGTRYLEDSFAPLSYGRILQQNRGELSRDICESPD encoded by the exons ATGTCCAGAGGGGCAGAAATACTGATGGAAAG cagcatgcaGGCTCTGGCTGCGGAGAAGCCTCGGCGGGACGTGGCAAGGCAGCCGTCAGGCAAGATCCTCTCGCTGGACAGGCAAGGGGCCAAGAAGGTGCTGGAGATCTACGTCAAGCgctccctgagctgctgtgaGAACCCCAAGAAACCGCTGCAGGCGAGAGGTGGCGGGCGCAGGAGGAAGGCGGCTGAGCTGCAGCGGTCAAAAAGTGACTTCTGCAAGTATTCATGCACCAGACACAGCcccaggaaggagcaggaggacaGGCCCAAAGCACTGGAgctggatgaggctttgcaTGATGACAGCGAAGCTCCTGGGGAGGTCTCTAAAGAGGAGCTGGAGCCCAAgaggaaaagcacaaaaaacTCTTCCCAGGGCAAAACCCAACGCACCTGGTTCAAAGCTGTCTTAAATTTCCTCTTCAAGAAGAGCCCTGAGGACCAGAAAGAAAACGTGGGgcaaaaagcaaaggagaaagatgCCAAAGCTCCTCACAGCCCTAAATCAGAAGGGGTGAAAAGAGCCACAGGGCACTCCAGCACGTCCCCATTGCCAGGCAGAGCCTCCAAGAGGAGAGCCAGCCTCAAGAAGGTTTTCTCCTTCAAGAAGCAcacagaggaggagaagggagagacaGCAGCAGGGGCGAGGGCCAAGAGACCCAGCTGCCTTCCTCTGCGGCACGTCCAGGCTCCGGCCACAGCAG ATGAAGAGCAGCCTGATGGTTACTATGCACGAGTCTCAGAAGAGATCGGGCTGATCGTGCAGGGCAGTGAGAGCCAGGGGAGCACAGCACGTGGACATGAGGAGCCACCACGGCCGGCTGGTGCTGATGGGATAG ATGAAGCCATCTGGAGAATCGTGGCCCTGCTCCAGAGTGCAGGAGATGAGCTGGACAGGCAG GTGAAAGAAGATGCGGGGCTACGGACGTTCTTCAGAGACATGTCCTACAGCTCCTTCAAGAACCTGGCTGATGCCTACGTCCATAAGGAAATGACGACCAGCAGATCCGATGTCAATCCCGAAGAGATCCAGTTTGCCTTCACAGTGCACCTCACCGCCAAGGTGGCGGGCATCTGCAACCAGGCAGTGAACAGGATCATGGGCTTTGGTACCCGCTACCTGGAGGATTCCTTTGCACCCTTGTCCTACGGCAGAATTCTCCAG CAGAACAGAGGAGAGCTCAGCAGAGACATCTGTGAGAGCCCAGACTGA
- the LOC136023781 gene encoding apoptosis facilitator Bcl-2-like protein 14 isoform X2: MSRGAEILMESSMQALAAEKPRRDVARQPSGKILSLDRQGAKKVLEIYVKRSLSCCENPKKPLQARGGGRRRKAAELQRSKSDFCKYSCTRHSPRKEQEDRPKALELDEALHDDSEAPGEVSKEELEPKRKSTKNSSQGKTQRTWFKAVLNFLFKKSPEDQKENVGQKAKEKDAKAPHSPKSEGVKRATGHSSTSPLPGRASKRRASLKKVFSFKKHTEEEKGETAAGARAKRPSCLPLRHVQAPATAADEEQPDGYYARVSEEIGLIVQGSESQGSTARGHEEPPRPAGADGIDEAIWRIVALLQSAGDELDRQVKEDAGLRTFFRDMSYSSFKNLADAYVHKEMTTSRSDVNPEEIQFAFTVHLTAKVAGICNQAVNRIMGFGTRYLEDSFAPLSYGRILQNRGELSRDICESPD, encoded by the exons ATGTCCAGAGGGGCAGAAATACTGATGGAAAG cagcatgcaGGCTCTGGCTGCGGAGAAGCCTCGGCGGGACGTGGCAAGGCAGCCGTCAGGCAAGATCCTCTCGCTGGACAGGCAAGGGGCCAAGAAGGTGCTGGAGATCTACGTCAAGCgctccctgagctgctgtgaGAACCCCAAGAAACCGCTGCAGGCGAGAGGTGGCGGGCGCAGGAGGAAGGCGGCTGAGCTGCAGCGGTCAAAAAGTGACTTCTGCAAGTATTCATGCACCAGACACAGCcccaggaaggagcaggaggacaGGCCCAAAGCACTGGAgctggatgaggctttgcaTGATGACAGCGAAGCTCCTGGGGAGGTCTCTAAAGAGGAGCTGGAGCCCAAgaggaaaagcacaaaaaacTCTTCCCAGGGCAAAACCCAACGCACCTGGTTCAAAGCTGTCTTAAATTTCCTCTTCAAGAAGAGCCCTGAGGACCAGAAAGAAAACGTGGGgcaaaaagcaaaggagaaagatgCCAAAGCTCCTCACAGCCCTAAATCAGAAGGGGTGAAAAGAGCCACAGGGCACTCCAGCACGTCCCCATTGCCAGGCAGAGCCTCCAAGAGGAGAGCCAGCCTCAAGAAGGTTTTCTCCTTCAAGAAGCAcacagaggaggagaagggagagacaGCAGCAGGGGCGAGGGCCAAGAGACCCAGCTGCCTTCCTCTGCGGCACGTCCAGGCTCCGGCCACAGCAG CAGATGAAGAGCAGCCTGATGGTTACTATGCACGAGTCTCAGAAGAGATCGGGCTGATCGTGCAGGGCAGTGAGAGCCAGGGGAGCACAGCACGTGGACATGAGGAGCCACCACGGCCGGCTGGTGCTGATGGGATAG ATGAAGCCATCTGGAGAATCGTGGCCCTGCTCCAGAGTGCAGGAGATGAGCTGGACAGGCAG GTGAAAGAAGATGCGGGGCTACGGACGTTCTTCAGAGACATGTCCTACAGCTCCTTCAAGAACCTGGCTGATGCCTACGTCCATAAGGAAATGACGACCAGCAGATCCGATGTCAATCCCGAAGAGATCCAGTTTGCCTTCACAGTGCACCTCACCGCCAAGGTGGCGGGCATCTGCAACCAGGCAGTGAACAGGATCATGGGCTTTGGTACCCGCTACCTGGAGGATTCCTTTGCACCCTTGTCCTACGGCAGAATTCTCCAG AACAGAGGAGAGCTCAGCAGAGACATCTGTGAGAGCCCAGACTGA
- the LOC136023781 gene encoding apoptosis facilitator Bcl-2-like protein 14 isoform X1, with the protein MSRGAEILMESSMQALAAEKPRRDVARQPSGKILSLDRQGAKKVLEIYVKRSLSCCENPKKPLQARGGGRRRKAAELQRSKSDFCKYSCTRHSPRKEQEDRPKALELDEALHDDSEAPGEVSKEELEPKRKSTKNSSQGKTQRTWFKAVLNFLFKKSPEDQKENVGQKAKEKDAKAPHSPKSEGVKRATGHSSTSPLPGRASKRRASLKKVFSFKKHTEEEKGETAAGARAKRPSCLPLRHVQAPATAADEEQPDGYYARVSEEIGLIVQGSESQGSTARGHEEPPRPAGADGIDEAIWRIVALLQSAGDELDRQVKEDAGLRTFFRDMSYSSFKNLADAYVHKEMTTSRSDVNPEEIQFAFTVHLTAKVAGICNQAVNRIMGFGTRYLEDSFAPLSYGRILQQNRGELSRDICESPD; encoded by the exons ATGTCCAGAGGGGCAGAAATACTGATGGAAAG cagcatgcaGGCTCTGGCTGCGGAGAAGCCTCGGCGGGACGTGGCAAGGCAGCCGTCAGGCAAGATCCTCTCGCTGGACAGGCAAGGGGCCAAGAAGGTGCTGGAGATCTACGTCAAGCgctccctgagctgctgtgaGAACCCCAAGAAACCGCTGCAGGCGAGAGGTGGCGGGCGCAGGAGGAAGGCGGCTGAGCTGCAGCGGTCAAAAAGTGACTTCTGCAAGTATTCATGCACCAGACACAGCcccaggaaggagcaggaggacaGGCCCAAAGCACTGGAgctggatgaggctttgcaTGATGACAGCGAAGCTCCTGGGGAGGTCTCTAAAGAGGAGCTGGAGCCCAAgaggaaaagcacaaaaaacTCTTCCCAGGGCAAAACCCAACGCACCTGGTTCAAAGCTGTCTTAAATTTCCTCTTCAAGAAGAGCCCTGAGGACCAGAAAGAAAACGTGGGgcaaaaagcaaaggagaaagatgCCAAAGCTCCTCACAGCCCTAAATCAGAAGGGGTGAAAAGAGCCACAGGGCACTCCAGCACGTCCCCATTGCCAGGCAGAGCCTCCAAGAGGAGAGCCAGCCTCAAGAAGGTTTTCTCCTTCAAGAAGCAcacagaggaggagaagggagagacaGCAGCAGGGGCGAGGGCCAAGAGACCCAGCTGCCTTCCTCTGCGGCACGTCCAGGCTCCGGCCACAGCAG CAGATGAAGAGCAGCCTGATGGTTACTATGCACGAGTCTCAGAAGAGATCGGGCTGATCGTGCAGGGCAGTGAGAGCCAGGGGAGCACAGCACGTGGACATGAGGAGCCACCACGGCCGGCTGGTGCTGATGGGATAG ATGAAGCCATCTGGAGAATCGTGGCCCTGCTCCAGAGTGCAGGAGATGAGCTGGACAGGCAG GTGAAAGAAGATGCGGGGCTACGGACGTTCTTCAGAGACATGTCCTACAGCTCCTTCAAGAACCTGGCTGATGCCTACGTCCATAAGGAAATGACGACCAGCAGATCCGATGTCAATCCCGAAGAGATCCAGTTTGCCTTCACAGTGCACCTCACCGCCAAGGTGGCGGGCATCTGCAACCAGGCAGTGAACAGGATCATGGGCTTTGGTACCCGCTACCTGGAGGATTCCTTTGCACCCTTGTCCTACGGCAGAATTCTCCAG CAGAACAGAGGAGAGCTCAGCAGAGACATCTGTGAGAGCCCAGACTGA
- the ETV7 gene encoding transcription factor ETV7: protein MQGQAAIGSPSSVVTASIPAPSPARHPPSSEGEIFTLPGGLRIQPSLWSKDDVIHWLRWAEAEFSLRPADDSKFEMNGKALCILTKDDFRYRAPSSGDVLYEILQYIKTQRRVLVCSPLLNSPFREARSTEKGTGCSAEAAPMAVSSCLGCAEQPMSCSLAGPLNLSCHSLEGSCRADAICSFPTALSAPVDGRIADCRLLWDYVYQLLSDSRYEPYIKWEDKEAKIFRVVNPNGLAQLWGNHKNRMNMTYEKMSRALRHYYKLNIIKKEPGQKLLFRFLKTPGEIIHERSSKVEQLEQESEDQEDLKEDPLEVSP, encoded by the exons ATGCAG GGTCAAGCAGCCATCGGCTCTCCCAGCTCTGTTGTCACAGCTTCAATACCAGCCCCATCCCCGGCCAGGCACCCACCCAGCAGCGAGGGGGAGATCTTCACGCTTCCAGGCGGACTGA GAATCCAGCCCTCCCTGTGGAGCAAGGACGACGTGATCCACTGGCTAAGATGGGCTGAGGCAGAGTTCTCCCTTCGGCCAGCTGATGACAGCAAGTTTGAAATGAACGGCAAAGCCCTGTGCATCCTCACCAAGGATGACTTCAGATATCGAGCTCCAAGCTCAG gtGATGTGCTATATGAAATACTCCAGTACATTAAGACTCAACGCAGAGTTCTGGTGTGCAGCCCTTTGCTGAACTCACCCTTCAGAGAAGCCAGGAGCACAGAGAAAG ggacaggctgcagtgctgaggcTGCTCCAATGGCTGTTTCCTCCTGCCTGGGTTGTGCAGAACAGCCCATGTCCTGCAGCCTTGCAGGGCCACTGAACCTCTCCTGTCACAGCTTGGagggcagctgcagggcagaTGCCATCTGCTCTTTTCCTACAGCCCTGTCAGCCCCAGTGGATGGGAGAATTGCAG ACTGCAGGTTGCTGTGGGATTATGTGTACCAGCTCCTCTCTGACAGCCGCTATGAGCCTTACATCAAGTGGGAAGATAAGGAAGCCAAGATCTTCCGGGTTGTGAACCCAAACGGCCttgcccagctctggggcaaccaCAAG aaCCGGATGAACATGACCTATGAGAAGATGTCACGGGCGCTCAGACATTACTACAAACTCAACATCATCAAAAAGGAGCCAGGGCAGAAGCTGTTATTCAG GTTTTTGAAGACTCCTGGGGAGATCATCCATGAGAGGTCCAGCAAGgtggagcagctggagcaggaaagCGAGGACCAGGAAGACTTGAAAGAAGACCCACTGGAGGTTTCACCATAG